A genomic window from Onychostoma macrolepis isolate SWU-2019 chromosome 22, ASM1243209v1, whole genome shotgun sequence includes:
- the LOC131529846 gene encoding beta-1,3-galactosyltransferase 2-like — protein sequence MFCKSWLLVGLFILLNILFLYFTATTLETRKWQKMAKKTGNPHVAYPQNYRFILDQPHKCEQQKPFMVIIVPVAPQNIEARNAIRITWGSEELVRDKLVLVLFLLGSQSGNETLQEQLQNESEEYQDLLQSNFLDSYRNLTIKTLVMMEWLNRNCPQASYGAKVDADVLLNMKNLLHMLVSLKSLQRNYITGLVLSGNTVLRDPSSKFFVPHEVYPKPRYPPYPLGMCYIFSMDLPEKILHISRHIKPIFIEDAYLGMCLKSLGIAPKKPPNIGQFVLKPPQRFNSCYYSRRIAILTDSQTQLISYWMDIHSTKRPC from the coding sequence CATcctacttaatattttatttctgtatttcacTGCCACTACCCTCGAAACAAGAAAGTGGCAGAAAATGGCGAAAAAAACAGGGAACCCCCATGTTGCTTACCCTCAAAATTACAGATTTATCCTCGACCAGCCACACAAGTGTGAACAGCAAAAGCCCTTTATGGTGATTATCGTCCCCGTGGCCCCGCAGAACATCGAGGCACGTAACGCCATCAGGATAACGTGGGGCAGCGAGGAGCTCGTCCGGGACAAATTGGTGCTGGTTCTCTTTCTTCTGGGCTCACAAAGTGGTAACGAAACACTGCAGGAGCAACTCCAGAATGAGAGCGAGGAGTATCAAGACCTTCTCCAGAGCAACTTCCTGGATTCCTACAGGAATCTGACCATCAAGACCTTGGTGATGATGGAATGGCTCAACAGAAATTGTCCACAGGCGTCCTACGGAGCGAAAGTGGACGCTGATGTGCTCCTCAATATGAAAAACCTATTACATATGCTTGTGAGTCTGAAATCACTACAGCGAAACTACATCACCGGCCTAGTATTGTCTGGAAACACTGTCTTGAGAGATCCATCCAGCAAGTTTTTTGTCCCTCATGAAGTGTATCCTAAACCCAGATATCCTCCGTATCCTCTGGGCATGTGTTATATCTTTTCTATGGACTTACCAGAGAAGATCCTGCACATCTCCAGGCATATCAAGCCTATTTTTATTGAGGACGCATATCTAGGCATGTGCTTGAAGAGTTTGGGAATCGCACCTAAGAAACCACCAAATATTGGACAGTTTGTGCTCAAACCACCACAACGATTCAATAGCTGTTACTATTCTAGACGAATAGCAATACTCACAGACAGCCAGACTCAGCTGATTTCCTATTGGATGGATATTCACTCAACCAAAAGACCCTGCTGA
- the b3galt11 gene encoding beta-1,3-galactosyltransferase 1: MSYNKSFLVFLLVPGTALLLYLCYSPMTSGQNKKEPQIYPLPKRQNTTASSKDPVNEEPEIDTVQEEPGLYHVAYPRKYKFIIDQPTICEQQKPFMVIMVPVPPWDAEARSGIRRTWGGEKLIGDKVVLVLFIMGLHSGNDQETLQQKLQNESQQYQDLLQSNFLDSYKNLTIKTMMMMEWLNRSCQQAFFAVKVDADVLINMNNLINMLVSLNPVPTNYMTGLVWYGNVVIRNPFNKFYVPYDVYPRDTYPPYPLGMCYIISLDLPQKFIQESKHIKPIFIEDAHLGICLERLGIVPTNPPNIEQFVVTPPQYSRCYYSGLIAILTDNTNQMTTYWKDIHSTSNPC, from the coding sequence ATGTCCTATAACAAGAGTTTCTTGGTTTTTCTCCTGGTTCCAGGAACTGCTTTACTACTGTATCTCTGTTATTCCCCTATGACATCAGGGCAAAATAAGAAAGAACCACAAATATATCCTCTTCCAAAACgacaaaacacaacagcatCAAGTAAGGATCCTGTAAATGAGGAACCAGAAATCGACACTGTCCAGGAAGAACCAGGGTTGTACCATGTGGCCTACCCCcgaaaatataaatttatcaTTGACCAACCAACGATATGTGAACAGCAAAAGCCGTTCATGGTGATTATGGTCCCGGTGCCTCCTTGGGACGCTGAGGCACGCAGTGGCATCAGGAGGACGTGGGGTGGAGAAAAGCTCATTGGGGACAAAGTGGTGCTGGTGCTGTTTATTATGGGCTTACATAGTGGAAATGATCAAGAAACGTTGCAGCAGAAACTCCAGAATGAGAGCCAGCAGTACCAAGACCTTCTCCAGAGCAACTTCCTGGACTCCTACAAGAACCTGACCATTAAAACCATGATGATGATGGAATGGCTCAACAGGAGTTGTCAACAGGCGTTCTTTGCTGTGAAAGTGGACGCTGATGTGCTCATTAATATGAACAATCTAATAAATATGCTTGTGAGTCTGAACCCAGTACCAACCAACTATATGACTGGGCTAGTGTGGTACGGAAACGTTGTCATTCGAAATCCATTCAACAAGTTTTATGTCCCCTATGACGTGTACCCCAGGGACACATATCCGCCGTATCCTCTAGGCATGTGTTACATCATTTCTTTGGACCTGCCGCAGAAATTTATTCAGGAATCAAAGCACATTAAGCCCATATTCATAGAGGATGCACATCTTGGCATTTGTTTGGAGCGTTTGGGTATTGTCCCAACCAACCCGCCAAATATAGAACAGTTTGTGGTGACACCACCACAGTACAGTCGCTGTTACTATTCTGGACTGATAGCAATACTTACGGACAACACAAATCAGATGACGACTTATTGGAAAGATATTCATTCAACCAGCAATCCATGCTGA